The DNA segment GCATCGCCCAGGCGCCGGTGGTCCACCAGACCCACATCCCCTTCGCGGTGGGCGAGAAGCGCATCGTCCTGGTGGACGACGTGCTCTACACGGGCCGCACGGCCCGGGCCGCCATGGACGCCATCATGGACCTGGGCCGGCCGGCCCGGATCCAGCTGGCCGTGCTGGTGGACCGGGGGCACCGGGAGCTGCCGATTCGGGCCGACTTCGTGGGCAAGAACGTGCCCACCTCCCAGCAGGAAATGATCAGCGTCCGCCTGCAGGAGACCGACGGCGAGGAACGGGTCGTCATCCTGGAGCGCCCCGGCGGCGCGTGACGGGCAAGGGCGTCACGGTTCGGCCGGGTCCGCTCGGTAGGAGGAAGACCATGTCCGAGAACGTGCGGTTACGCGTGGGCGATCGTCCCCCCGCGGTGCAGATGATCCCCCTGGGGCTGCAGCACCTTTTCGCCATGTTCGGGGCGACGGTGCTGGTGCCCATCCTCACCGGTCTGAACCCGTCCGTGGCCTTGCTCACCAGCGGTCTGGGCACCCTGCTCTTCATCCTCATCACCGGCGGTCAGGTGCCGGCGTACCTGGGCTCGTCCTTCGCCTTCATCGCTCCCATCCTGGCTGTGTCGGCCGCGTCGGGCCCGGCGTACGCCCTGGGCGGCGCGGTCGCGGTGGGTCTCCTCTACGCTGTGGTCGCCGGGATCATCCGCCTGGTGGGCGTGGGCTGGCTGGACCGGGTCCTGCCGCCGGTCCTGGTGGGCTCCCTCATCGTGGTGATCGGGCTCGGGCTGGCGCCGGTAGGCGTGCAGATGGCGGGCCTCAGCAAGGAGGCGGTGAGCCTCTTCGACACGGACATCCAGATCGCGTTCTTCACGCTGCTCTCGGCGGTGGCGGCCGCGGCCTTCCTGCGGGGCTTCTTCGCAGTGATCCCCATCCTCCTGGGCATCGTCTCGGGCTATGTCTTCGCGCTGCTGCGGGGCGCGGTGGACCTCACCGCTCTGCGTGAGGCCGCCTGGATCGGGCTGCCGGCCTTCACCGCGCCGGCCTTCTCCTGGAGCGCGGTGGCCGTTTTCTTGCCGGTGGCGGCGGTTACCCTGGCCGAGCACCTGGGCGACGTGCTGGTGCTGGGCCGGGTGGTGGGGAAGAACTTCTACAAGAAGCCCGGCCTCCAGCGGACCCTGATGGGCGACGGGCTGGCCACGGCCCTGGCGGGCCTCCTGGGCGGGCCGCCCAACACCACCTACGGCGAAAACATCGGCGTGATCGCCATCACCAAAGTGTACTCGGTGTGGGTCATCGGCCTGGCAGCGAGCTTCGCCACGGTGCTGGCCTTCGTGCCCAAGCTGGGGGCGGCCATCCAGACCATCCCGGCGCCGGTCATGGGCGGCGTGACCATCATGCTCTTCGGCGTCATCGCCTCCAGCGGCATCCGCACCCTGGTGGAGAGCGGCATCGACTTCAGCCAGACGCGGAACCTGCTCATCAGCTCGGTGGTGCTGGTGCTGGGCATCGGCGGCGCCAAGATCGGCGAGCTGAGCGGCATGGGGCTTGCGGCCATCGTGGGCGTCATCCTCAACCTGCTGCTCCCCATGCCAGGCGGGGCGCGGGAAGGGGCGGGGGAGGCGGAGCG comes from the Limnochorda pilosa genome and includes:
- the pyrR gene encoding bifunctional pyr operon transcriptional regulator/uracil phosphoribosyltransferase PyrR, with translation MVREAQPAAWEGIGVDWRVKAEILDEATMRRALVRIAHEVLERGREGEELALVGVRTRGVPLARRLAAHIQEIEGLACPVGELDITLYRDDLSRIAQAPVVHQTHIPFAVGEKRIVLVDDVLYTGRTARAAMDAIMDLGRPARIQLAVLVDRGHRELPIRADFVGKNVPTSQQEMISVRLQETDGEERVVILERPGGA
- a CDS encoding solute carrier family 23 protein — encoded protein: MSENVRLRVGDRPPAVQMIPLGLQHLFAMFGATVLVPILTGLNPSVALLTSGLGTLLFILITGGQVPAYLGSSFAFIAPILAVSAASGPAYALGGAVAVGLLYAVVAGIIRLVGVGWLDRVLPPVLVGSLIVVIGLGLAPVGVQMAGLSKEAVSLFDTDIQIAFFTLLSAVAAAAFLRGFFAVIPILLGIVSGYVFALLRGAVDLTALREAAWIGLPAFTAPAFSWSAVAVFLPVAAVTLAEHLGDVLVLGRVVGKNFYKKPGLQRTLMGDGLATALAGLLGGPPNTTYGENIGVIAITKVYSVWVIGLAASFATVLAFVPKLGAAIQTIPAPVMGGVTIMLFGVIASSGIRTLVESGIDFSQTRNLLISSVVLVLGIGGAKIGELSGMGLAAIVGVILNLLLPMPGGAREGAGEAERAEPDEARARSAREASEGA